From Leptolyngbya sp. KIOST-1, one genomic window encodes:
- a CDS encoding Na+/proline symporter — protein MVETTITWTLLAGYCGFLLYLVRQTTPDRVSPPEFFEGQSSTGAAPGLWLLVASAAISWIFAKSIDNAASLGQSFGVLGGLGYAIYYLSFVTAAIALYFLRTRGGFRSIPEFLVSKYGKVCSRLFLLAIAIRLLNEVWSNTKVFSLYFGPEGSAGYWVAALVVTLFTVYYTLLGGLRSSLLTDGAQMVLAAVLLVAILATVGPGLARAGLPMVDPDTQAAGLTFCALALVQVLSYPFHDPVLTDRAFITGPRTMVKAFLWAGLISGGFIFLFSSVGLYARTVGAEGSPSLTVPALFGLPMLLVFNAIMLTSAGSTLDSTFSSTAKVGARDWFHRKGAPTEGQARIGRWWIIAIALLGNVPLLSIYMGDRVGPAIILATTISGTMVMGLAPIFLLAFLRRAGALSFHLAFWPGLGFGVLRVAENVIGAPIFPAWMSLGTGRYAVDLGVNIYGLLLCTAGYLLGAWLGSFRAKTSKALPEA, from the coding sequence ATGGTTGAAACTACAATCACTTGGACACTGCTGGCCGGGTACTGCGGCTTTTTGCTTTACCTGGTGCGGCAGACCACCCCCGATCGCGTCAGTCCGCCGGAGTTTTTTGAGGGGCAGTCGAGCACCGGGGCGGCACCGGGGCTGTGGCTGCTGGTGGCCAGTGCGGCCATTTCCTGGATTTTTGCCAAATCTATCGACAATGCCGCCAGTCTGGGACAGTCCTTTGGGGTACTGGGGGGCCTTGGCTACGCCATCTACTACCTGAGCTTTGTCACCGCCGCGATCGCGCTCTACTTTCTCCGCACGCGGGGCGGCTTTCGCTCGATTCCAGAGTTTTTGGTCAGCAAGTACGGCAAGGTCTGCTCGCGGCTGTTTTTGCTGGCGATCGCCATTCGCCTGCTAAACGAAGTGTGGTCCAACACCAAGGTTTTTTCGCTCTACTTTGGCCCTGAGGGCAGCGCCGGGTACTGGGTCGCAGCCCTGGTCGTCACCCTGTTTACCGTGTACTACACCCTGCTGGGCGGCCTGCGCAGCAGCCTGCTTACCGATGGTGCCCAGATGGTACTGGCGGCGGTACTGCTGGTGGCCATCCTGGCTACCGTTGGCCCTGGCCTGGCGCGGGCAGGCCTGCCGATGGTAGACCCCGACACCCAGGCGGCCGGGCTGACCTTCTGTGCCCTGGCCCTGGTACAGGTGCTCAGCTACCCCTTCCACGACCCGGTGTTGACCGATCGCGCCTTTATCACCGGGCCCCGCACCATGGTCAAGGCCTTTCTCTGGGCCGGGCTGATCAGCGGCGGCTTTATCTTTTTGTTTAGCAGCGTGGGCCTGTATGCCCGCACCGTAGGGGCTGAGGGGTCGCCCAGCCTGACGGTACCTGCCCTGTTTGGCCTGCCCATGCTGCTGGTGTTCAACGCCATCATGCTGACCAGCGCCGGTTCAACTCTGGATTCCACCTTTTCCAGCACCGCCAAGGTGGGGGCGCGGGACTGGTTTCACCGCAAGGGTGCCCCGACTGAGGGCCAGGCCCGCATTGGCCGCTGGTGGATTATCGCGATCGCGCTACTGGGCAATGTCCCCCTGCTGAGCATTTACATGGGCGATCGCGTCGGCCCCGCCATCATCCTCGCCACCACGATCAGCGGCACCATGGTGATGGGGCTGGCCCCGATCTTTTTGCTGGCGTTTTTGCGTCGGGCCGGGGCGCTCAGCTTTCACCTCGCCTTCTGGCCAGGGCTGGGGTTTGGCGTGCTGCGGGTGGCCGAAAACGTCATCGGGGCTCCGATCTTCCCGGCCTGGATGAGCCTGGGCACCGGCCGTTACGCGGTGGATTTGGGAGTGAATATCTACGGGCTGCTGCTGTGTACGGCAGGCTACCTGCTGGGGGCCTGGCTGGGCAGCTTCCGAGCCAAAACATCCAAAGCGCTGCCTGAAGCGTAG
- a CDS encoding GGDEF domain-containing protein — MNPVQPKSLGDAYPALGNFLRLTSLTLAAPQLALTVQVGQDWRHGGVMNYGHLAAAVLREVLSSQPIQGTTVEVQPLSLSTYSRSETGGDAVLVGHLRSTNARYQLTVYVPGLAVADLSEVQIKTLQYLAEQVLLCLTLAQPVHPSPGPEPEPTSGAIAAASINFLSRVVPLTSPSPMAHQIHQGHPRLVDLVAQLQACLSYQQLGQLLATYLPYFFPHQSGRLVLFSGSPEPCAVLTQWGDANPLTVVEQQCCYSHAQQLDAPLGMGQECHQCQVTHRPALLTKCIVLGLVNDTTCVVQLVQLESEPFSPVQTALLKKLSEQILFVMQRLFLLEDLQDQALKDPLTGLLNRRHAETVLNNLCQTANRRQNFSVILIDIDHFKAINDTYGHQSGDIVLQNIAMMLRGHVRSQDIVYRYGGEEFCMVLLDTNPEVALKRAEKIRRAVKYVNHSCHGHVLPSLTISLGVSSFPHHGETAQTLIELADRALYWAKRHGRDRAISVDQMRSTVEVG; from the coding sequence CTGGCTGCCGCTGTTCTGCGCGAGGTGTTGTCTAGCCAGCCCATTCAAGGCACTACGGTAGAGGTCCAGCCGCTCTCGCTGAGCACCTACAGCCGCTCGGAAACCGGTGGCGATGCCGTGCTGGTGGGGCACCTGCGAAGCACCAACGCCCGCTACCAGCTCACGGTTTATGTGCCCGGCTTGGCAGTAGCGGACCTCAGCGAGGTCCAGATCAAAACCCTCCAGTACCTCGCAGAACAGGTGCTGCTATGCCTGACCCTGGCTCAACCCGTCCATCCCAGCCCTGGACCGGAGCCTGAGCCAACATCCGGGGCGATCGCCGCCGCCAGCATCAATTTTTTGTCGCGGGTGGTGCCCCTCACCTCCCCCAGCCCGATGGCTCACCAGATACACCAGGGGCATCCGCGGCTGGTCGATCTGGTGGCTCAGCTCCAGGCCTGTTTGTCTTACCAGCAGCTGGGCCAGCTGTTGGCCACCTACTTACCCTACTTTTTCCCCCATCAGTCGGGTCGCCTGGTGCTGTTTTCCGGTTCTCCTGAGCCCTGCGCGGTGCTGACCCAGTGGGGCGATGCGAACCCCCTGACCGTGGTTGAGCAGCAGTGCTGCTACTCTCACGCTCAGCAGCTGGATGCGCCGTTGGGCATGGGTCAGGAATGTCACCAGTGCCAGGTCACCCACCGGCCCGCTTTGCTGACCAAGTGTATTGTGCTGGGCCTGGTCAACGACACGACCTGTGTGGTGCAGCTGGTACAGCTGGAGTCGGAACCCTTTAGCCCGGTTCAGACGGCGCTGCTGAAAAAGCTGTCGGAGCAAATTTTGTTCGTCATGCAGCGGCTGTTCCTGCTCGAAGACCTTCAGGATCAGGCGCTCAAAGATCCGCTGACTGGGCTGCTCAATCGTCGCCATGCCGAAACAGTGCTTAACAACCTGTGTCAGACCGCGAACCGGCGGCAAAACTTCAGCGTCATTTTGATCGACATTGACCACTTCAAGGCTATTAACGATACCTATGGTCACCAGTCAGGTGACATCGTGCTGCAGAATATTGCCATGATGTTGCGGGGCCACGTGCGCAGCCAGGACATCGTCTACCGCTACGGCGGCGAAGAGTTTTGCATGGTCTTGCTCGATACTAACCCCGAGGTAGCGCTCAAGCGAGCCGAAAAGATTCGGCGAGCCGTCAAGTACGTCAACCACTCCTGCCATGGTCATGTGTTGCCGTCCCTGACCATTTCGCTGGGGGTGTCCAGCTTTCCCCACCACGGTGAAACAGCGCAGACGCTGATAGAGCTGGCCGACAGAGCACTGTACTGGGCCAAAAGACATGGCCGCGATCGCGCCATCAGCGTAGACCAGATGCGGTCTACCGTTGAAGTAGGCTAA
- a CDS encoding metallophosphoesterase family protein: protein MPAEPIDFEISPGCDRIALCGGPYSNFGAVEAFLAQTASLPHRFCLGDIGGFGPQPNRTLDLLRQAGVVCLQGNYDYAVGAGERDCGCGYSDPRDRQFAQISYDYTYAHTAPGHRAWLHTLPPLIRLHWRDGSILLCHGSPDQVNEFVWESTTADPWITACLERYGVDGICATHTGIPWVRAVPGGFWCNVGVLGRPAHEGQPHVYFAELEFPAGCAAPVPRIVPLVYNPEPVVAAMAEAGLPQEFQDSLLSGVWTTCAEVLPEAERAVRPRQVRGETSG from the coding sequence ATGCCCGCAGAGCCCATTGACTTTGAAATTTCGCCGGGGTGCGATCGCATCGCCCTGTGCGGTGGCCCCTACAGCAACTTTGGGGCCGTAGAGGCCTTTTTGGCCCAAACGGCCTCCCTGCCGCACCGCTTTTGTTTGGGCGACATCGGCGGCTTTGGCCCACAGCCCAACCGCACCCTGGACCTGCTGCGCCAGGCGGGCGTGGTTTGCCTGCAGGGCAACTACGACTACGCGGTTGGGGCCGGGGAACGCGACTGCGGCTGCGGCTACAGCGACCCGCGCGATCGCCAGTTCGCCCAAATTAGCTACGACTACACCTATGCCCACACCGCGCCTGGGCACCGGGCCTGGCTGCACACCCTGCCGCCGCTGATTCGACTGCACTGGCGCGACGGCAGCATTTTGCTGTGCCACGGCAGCCCCGACCAGGTCAACGAGTTTGTCTGGGAATCGACCACCGCCGACCCCTGGATTACAGCCTGTCTGGAGCGCTATGGGGTAGACGGCATCTGCGCCACCCACACGGGCATTCCCTGGGTACGAGCGGTGCCCGGCGGGTTCTGGTGCAATGTGGGCGTGCTGGGACGCCCTGCCCACGAGGGCCAGCCCCACGTCTACTTCGCTGAGCTAGAGTTTCCTGCCGGGTGCGCTGCGCCCGTGCCTCGGATTGTGCCGCTGGTTTACAATCCGGAACCTGTGGTGGCCGCTATGGCGGAGGCGGGGTTGCCCCAGGAGTTTCAGGACTCGCTGCTGAGCGGGGTGTGGACGACCTGCGCTGAGGTGCTGCCAGAGGCGGAGCGAGCGGTGAGGCCTCGCCAGGTAAGGGGGGAAACCAGCGGTTGA
- the sufB gene encoding Fe-S cluster assembly protein SufB — translation MSASVQSLVSQPYKYGFTTDIEADIIPRGLSEDVVRMISAKKNEPAFMLEFRLRAYRKWLTMPEPAWPNVTYPPIDYQNIVYYSAPKTQVKKLGSLDEVDPTLLETFEKLGIPLSEQKRLANVAVDAIFDSVSVATTFKEKLAESGVIFCSISEALQEHPELVEKYLGTVVPIGDNYFAALNSAVFSDGSFVYIPKDTQCPMDLSTYFRINNGDSGQFERTLIVAEAGSSVTYLEGCTAPMYDSNQLHAAIVELVAMDNATINYSTVQNWFAGDENGRGGIYNFVTKRGLCAGKNSKISWTQVETGSAITWKYPSCVLVGDNSVGEFYSVALTNNHQQADTGTKMVHVGKNTKSTIVSKGISAAKSKNSYRGLVKIGPKAEGARNYSQCDSMLIGDTSSANTFPYIQVQNSTAQVEHEASTSKIGEDQLFYFAQRGISQEDAVSMIISGFCRDVFNKLPMEFAAEADKLLALKLENSVG, via the coding sequence ATGAGTGCTTCCGTCCAGTCCCTCGTCAGCCAGCCGTACAAGTACGGTTTCACCACCGACATTGAGGCCGACATTATTCCTCGCGGCCTCAGCGAAGACGTGGTGCGCATGATCTCGGCCAAAAAGAATGAGCCCGCGTTCATGCTGGAGTTTCGCCTGCGGGCCTACCGCAAGTGGTTGACCATGCCAGAACCGGCCTGGCCGAATGTCACCTACCCGCCCATCGACTACCAGAACATCGTCTACTACTCGGCCCCCAAGACCCAGGTCAAAAAGTTGGGCAGCCTGGACGAGGTCGATCCCACCCTGCTGGAGACCTTCGAGAAGCTGGGCATTCCCCTCTCGGAGCAAAAGCGGCTGGCCAACGTGGCGGTAGACGCCATTTTCGACAGCGTATCGGTGGCCACCACCTTCAAAGAGAAGCTGGCGGAGTCGGGGGTGATCTTTTGCTCCATCTCCGAGGCGCTGCAGGAGCACCCCGAGCTGGTGGAGAAGTACCTGGGCACGGTAGTGCCCATTGGCGACAACTACTTTGCGGCGCTGAACTCGGCGGTGTTTAGCGATGGGTCGTTTGTCTACATTCCCAAGGACACCCAGTGTCCGATGGATCTGTCCACCTACTTCCGCATCAACAACGGCGATTCCGGCCAGTTTGAGCGGACGCTGATTGTGGCGGAGGCGGGCAGCTCGGTGACGTACCTGGAGGGCTGCACCGCCCCCATGTACGACAGCAATCAGCTCCACGCGGCGATCGTTGAACTAGTCGCTATGGACAACGCCACCATCAATTACTCCACCGTGCAGAACTGGTTTGCGGGGGACGAAAACGGCCGTGGCGGCATCTACAACTTCGTCACCAAGCGCGGCCTCTGCGCCGGGAAGAATTCCAAAATTTCCTGGACTCAGGTGGAAACTGGCTCGGCTATTACCTGGAAGTACCCCAGCTGTGTGCTGGTGGGCGACAACTCCGTGGGCGAGTTTTACTCCGTGGCGCTGACGAACAACCACCAGCAGGCCGACACCGGCACCAAAATGGTGCACGTGGGCAAAAACACCAAGAGCACCATTGTCTCCAAGGGCATTTCGGCAGCCAAGTCCAAGAACAGCTACCGGGGCCTGGTCAAAATTGGTCCCAAGGCTGAGGGGGCGCGCAACTACTCCCAGTGTGACTCCATGCTGATCGGCGACACCTCCAGCGCCAACACCTTCCCCTACATTCAGGTGCAGAACAGCACCGCCCAGGTGGAGCACGAGGCCTCCACCTCCAAAATTGGTGAGGACCAGCTGTTCTACTTTGCCCAGCGGGGGATTTCCCAGGAGGATGCGGTGTCGATGATCATCAGCGGCTTCTGTCGCGATGTGTTCAACAAGCTGCCGATGGAGTTTGCCGCCGAGGCGGACAAGCTGCTGGCCCTGAAGCTGGAGAATAGCGTTGGGTAG
- a CDS encoding PspA/IM30 family protein codes for MGLFDRVSRVVRSNLNAAVSSAENPEKILDQAIIDMQEDLVQMRQAVAGAIASQKRVQQQYDKAQSEASSWQQRAQLALQKGEEDLAKQALLRKKSQAETAVALKTQLDSQSAIVDKLKRDLIGLESKLSEAKTKRDMLKARASAARANEQLQSTTSSLNTSSAMAAFERMEDKVLQMEAKSQAAAELAGADLESQFAMLDAGSDVDAELASMKAQLAGGTVDQSALPPGESTIPASEATAVDAELEELRSQIDKFD; via the coding sequence ATGGGGTTATTTGATCGCGTTAGCCGAGTGGTTCGCTCTAACCTGAATGCGGCGGTGAGTTCGGCCGAGAATCCGGAGAAAATCCTGGATCAGGCCATTATCGACATGCAGGAAGACCTGGTTCAGATGCGTCAGGCGGTGGCGGGCGCGATCGCCAGTCAGAAGCGAGTGCAGCAGCAGTACGACAAGGCCCAGAGCGAGGCCAGCAGCTGGCAGCAGCGGGCTCAGCTCGCCCTGCAAAAGGGCGAGGAAGACCTGGCCAAGCAGGCGCTGCTGCGTAAAAAAAGCCAGGCTGAAACTGCGGTGGCGCTGAAAACTCAGCTCGACTCTCAGAGTGCAATCGTTGACAAGCTCAAGCGCGACCTGATTGGGTTGGAGAGCAAGCTATCCGAGGCCAAGACTAAACGAGACATGCTCAAGGCGCGGGCCAGTGCCGCCAGGGCCAACGAGCAGCTGCAAAGCACCACCAGCAGCCTCAATACCAGCAGCGCCATGGCCGCTTTCGAGCGCATGGAAGATAAGGTGCTGCAAATGGAGGCCAAATCTCAGGCGGCGGCAGAGCTGGCCGGGGCCGACCTGGAGAGCCAGTTTGCCATGTTGGATGCCGGCAGTGATGTCGATGCGGAACTGGCGTCGATGAAGGCCCAGCTGGCGGGCGGCACGGTAGATCAAAGTGCGTTGCCCCCCGGCGAGTCGACGATTCCGGCCAGCGAGGCGACGGCGGTGGATGCCGAGCTGGAAGAACTGCGATCGCAGATTGACAAGTTTGACTAG
- a CDS encoding DUF2164 domain-containing protein has translation MAIELPKEKHKEAIASLIRYFREQREEEIGNIAAGGLLGFFLEEIGPSIYNKAIADVQARLQMHVSDLDVEFHEEEFQHWLKDGSKRKKR, from the coding sequence TTGGCCATTGAGCTACCAAAAGAGAAGCACAAGGAAGCTATAGCTTCTCTAATACGTTACTTCCGTGAGCAGCGCGAAGAGGAGATCGGCAACATAGCGGCAGGCGGGCTACTGGGCTTCTTTCTTGAAGAAATTGGCCCCAGCATTTACAACAAGGCAATAGCCGATGTCCAAGCCCGATTGCAGATGCATGTCTCTGATCTCGACGTTGAATTTCACGAGGAGGAGTTTCAACATTGGTTGAAGGATGGGAGCAAACGTAAAAAGCGCTAA
- a CDS encoding ferredoxin-thioredoxin reductase catalytic domain-containing protein: MTDTKTTQATDKNLELMRNFAQSYAKRTGTYFCADPGVTAVVLEGLAKHKDDLGSPLCPCRHYEDKEAEVKTIYWNCPCVPMQERKECHCMLFLTPDNPFAGQEQDISFETIRTETSKY; the protein is encoded by the coding sequence ATGACTGACACCAAAACCACCCAGGCCACCGATAAGAACCTAGAGCTGATGCGCAACTTTGCCCAGAGCTACGCCAAGCGCACGGGCACCTACTTCTGCGCCGACCCCGGTGTTACCGCCGTGGTGCTGGAGGGTTTGGCCAAGCACAAGGACGATCTTGGTTCGCCCCTGTGCCCCTGCCGCCACTACGAAGACAAAGAGGCCGAGGTCAAAACCATTTACTGGAACTGCCCCTGCGTGCCCATGCAGGAGCGCAAAGAGTGCCACTGTATGCTCTTCCTCACCCCCGACAACCCCTTCGCCGGCCAGGAACAAGACATTTCCTTCGAAACCATTCGGACTGAAACCAGTAAATACTAG
- the sufD gene encoding Fe-S cluster assembly protein SufD, which produces MSDLRSTVTADHRDRYLKALVQRAQAAVPEPLALETLRSRAAVLLNEQAFPSTRDEDWRFTDLAAMLTTDFAPAAALTLDEAEVASRRLPETTGAQAVVVNGRVSTALSRLESLPAGATVAALSAHPDLQAELADRLGQASGHHEVFTALNTVGFQDAVVVWLARNTVVETPIQVIYLSHAGEKAVIAQPRCLVVAESGSALTLIEDFGGETGETHFTNAVTELWLEGNAQLTHSRIQREGEGTFHIGKTAVTQARDSQYIGTAVDFGARLARHHWEVYQTGEQTTTRIHSLGAIARHQHADTHSLVALSYPHGTVEQQHKAIVDDQAHSVFNGRMAVAQQAQLTNASQLNRNLLLSDKARVDTKPQLEIVADNVKCAHGATVSQLQADEIFYLQSRGISAAQAQRLLIYAFAMEIIETIPVETLRSRLAETISQWS; this is translated from the coding sequence ATGTCTGACCTGCGCTCCACAGTGACGGCGGACCACCGCGATCGCTACCTGAAGGCATTGGTACAGCGGGCCCAGGCGGCGGTGCCTGAGCCGTTGGCCCTGGAAACCCTGCGATCGCGGGCCGCCGTGCTGCTCAACGAGCAGGCCTTCCCATCCACCCGGGATGAAGACTGGCGCTTCACCGATTTGGCGGCCATGCTCACCACCGACTTTGCTCCCGCCGCAGCCCTGACCCTAGACGAGGCCGAGGTCGCTAGCCGCCGTCTGCCCGAGACGACCGGGGCTCAAGCGGTGGTGGTCAACGGACGGGTGAGTACGGCACTGTCGCGCCTGGAGAGTCTGCCTGCGGGGGCCACCGTTGCTGCCCTCAGCGCCCATCCCGACCTCCAGGCTGAGCTGGCCGACCGCCTGGGCCAGGCCAGCGGTCACCACGAAGTCTTTACCGCCCTCAACACCGTCGGGTTTCAGGACGCGGTGGTGGTCTGGCTGGCCCGCAACACAGTTGTTGAAACTCCGATTCAAGTTATCTACCTGTCCCACGCTGGGGAAAAGGCTGTGATAGCTCAGCCCCGCTGTCTGGTGGTGGCTGAGTCGGGCAGCGCCCTCACCCTGATCGAAGATTTTGGCGGAGAGACTGGGGAAACCCATTTCACCAATGCCGTCACTGAGCTGTGGCTAGAGGGCAACGCCCAGCTCACCCACAGCCGGATTCAGCGCGAGGGCGAGGGCACCTTTCACATCGGCAAAACCGCTGTCACCCAGGCCCGCGACAGTCAGTACATCGGCACCGCCGTAGATTTTGGGGCCCGGCTGGCCCGCCACCACTGGGAGGTCTACCAGACCGGCGAGCAAACCACCACCCGTATCCATAGCCTGGGGGCGATCGCCCGGCACCAGCACGCCGACACCCACAGCCTGGTGGCCCTCAGCTACCCCCACGGCACCGTCGAGCAGCAGCACAAAGCCATTGTCGACGACCAGGCCCACAGTGTCTTTAACGGACGGATGGCGGTGGCGCAGCAGGCCCAGCTCACCAACGCTAGCCAGCTCAACCGCAACCTGCTGCTCTCCGACAAAGCGCGAGTCGATACCAAGCCCCAGCTGGAAATTGTGGCTGACAATGTCAAGTGCGCCCACGGGGCCACCGTCAGCCAGCTCCAGGCCGACGAGATTTTCTACCTGCAGAGTCGCGGCATCAGCGCCGCCCAGGCCCAGCGCCTGCTGATCTATGCTTTTGCTATGGAGATTATAGAAACCATTCCGGTGGAAACGCTGCGATCGCGCCTCGCCGAAACCATCTCCCAGTGGTCATAG
- the sufC gene encoding Fe-S cluster assembly ATPase SufC: MINENSDIILSVRDLRANVDGTEILKGLNLEVRAGEIHAIMGLNGSGKSTFSKVLAGHPDYEVTGGEITFKGQELLDLEPHDRATAGIFLAFQYPLEIPGVSNRDFLRVAFNAHRKARGEDEIDVFDFDDLIEEKLDVVKMDASFLDRSVNEGFSGGEKKRNEILQMALLEPVLAILDETDSGLDIDALKTVAGGVNQLSTPDNAVVLITHYQRLLDYIVPDFVHVMADGRIITTGGKDLAQQLESRGYEWVLKEFQAGVTA; encoded by the coding sequence ATGATTAACGAAAACAGCGACATTATTCTTTCGGTACGCGACCTGCGCGCCAATGTGGACGGCACCGAAATTCTCAAGGGTCTGAACCTGGAGGTGCGGGCGGGGGAAATCCACGCCATTATGGGCCTCAATGGCTCGGGCAAGAGCACCTTCTCAAAGGTACTGGCGGGCCACCCCGACTACGAGGTGACCGGCGGCGAGATCACCTTCAAAGGCCAGGAGCTGCTGGATCTGGAGCCCCACGATCGCGCCACCGCCGGTATTTTCCTTGCCTTCCAGTACCCGCTGGAAATTCCTGGGGTGAGCAACCGCGACTTTCTGCGGGTGGCCTTTAACGCTCATCGCAAGGCCAGGGGCGAGGACGAAATCGACGTGTTCGACTTCGATGACCTGATCGAAGAAAAGCTGGACGTGGTGAAAATGGACGCTTCTTTCCTCGATCGCAGCGTCAACGAGGGTTTTTCGGGCGGAGAGAAAAAACGCAACGAGATTCTGCAAATGGCCCTGCTGGAGCCGGTTCTGGCGATCCTCGACGAAACCGACTCAGGCCTGGACATTGACGCCCTCAAGACCGTGGCTGGCGGCGTCAATCAGCTCAGCACCCCCGACAATGCAGTGGTGCTGATTACCCACTACCAGCGGCTGCTCGACTACATCGTGCCCGACTTTGTCCATGTGATGGCCGATGGCCGAATTATCACCACAGGCGGCAAAGACCTGGCCCAGCAGCTGGAGTCGCGCGGCTATGAGTGGGTGCTGAAGGAATTCCAGGCGGGGGTGACGGCCTAA
- the sufR gene encoding iron-sulfur cluster biosynthesis transcriptional regulator SufR, which yields MTSVQQPSTSTKDDILTYLLRQGEATAHAIADHLEVSTQAIRRHLKDLEAEALIEHRAVQEGMGRPNHLYQLSPKGRDRFPAKYDEFAISLLDTLADTLGQEEVGTVLRKQWERKALEYRNRVGTGTIAERVARLVQLRKDEGYMAEWHEVEPNGEICKTGPCYIITEYNCAISHIAESFPSVCGHELEMFQVALADCTVQRTHWLVKGEHRCGYLVQGRG from the coding sequence ATGACCTCCGTGCAGCAACCCTCTACCTCCACTAAAGACGATATTTTGACGTACCTGCTCAGGCAGGGTGAGGCCACGGCCCACGCCATTGCCGACCATCTGGAGGTCAGTACCCAGGCGATTCGCCGCCACCTCAAGGACCTGGAGGCGGAGGCGCTGATTGAGCACCGGGCCGTGCAGGAGGGCATGGGGCGACCCAACCATCTGTACCAGCTCAGCCCCAAGGGGCGCGATCGCTTCCCCGCCAAGTACGACGAGTTTGCCATTTCCCTGCTCGACACCCTGGCCGACACCCTGGGCCAGGAGGAGGTAGGCACCGTGCTGCGCAAGCAGTGGGAGCGCAAGGCGCTGGAGTATCGCAACCGGGTGGGCACTGGCACCATTGCGGAGCGGGTGGCGCGGCTGGTGCAGCTGCGCAAAGACGAGGGCTATATGGCCGAGTGGCACGAGGTCGAGCCCAACGGGGAGATCTGTAAGACTGGTCCCTGCTACATCATCACGGAGTACAACTGCGCTATCTCCCACATCGCTGAGTCGTTTCCGAGCGTCTGTGGCCACGAGCTGGAGATGTTTCAGGTGGCCCTGGCTGACTGCACCGTGCAGCGCACCCACTGGCTGGTCAAGGGCGAACACCGCTGCGGCTATCTGGTGCAGGGGCGGGGCTAG
- a CDS encoding SufS family cysteine desulfurase, which produces MTVVQELSLAAKVRADFPILHQEVNGHPLVYLDNAATSQKPRAVLEALQNYYQLDNANVHRGVHNLSARATESYELARDKVAAFVKATSRDEIIFTRNASEAINLVAYAWGMTSLQPGDEIILSVMEHHSNLVPWQFVAQRTGAVLKFVGLTADQSFDLDQYRSLVNDRTRLVAVNHVSNTLGCINPVAEIVDVAHRQGAKVLIDGCQSAPHMALDLPSLGCDWFVASGHKMCAPTGIGFLYGKLELLEAMPPFMGGGEMIADVFLDHSTYAALPHKFEAGTPAIAEAIALGAAVDYLTAIGMDNITAYEHELTAYLYQQMLTIPELTLYGPPPQADGSGRAALATFTVEGVHAQDLSTLLDQSGIAIRSGHHCTQPLHRILAVDSTARASLYFYNTRAEIDSFVAALKDTIEFFKGVFEDED; this is translated from the coding sequence ATGACCGTCGTCCAGGAACTCTCCCTCGCCGCCAAGGTTCGCGCCGACTTCCCTATCCTCCATCAGGAGGTGAACGGTCACCCGCTGGTGTATCTCGACAACGCGGCCACCTCCCAGAAGCCCAGGGCGGTGCTGGAGGCGTTGCAAAACTACTACCAGCTCGACAACGCCAACGTGCACCGGGGGGTACATAACCTCAGCGCCCGCGCCACCGAATCCTACGAGCTGGCGCGGGACAAGGTGGCTGCCTTTGTAAAGGCGACCAGCCGCGATGAAATCATCTTCACCCGCAACGCCAGCGAGGCGATCAACCTGGTCGCCTACGCCTGGGGTATGACCAGTCTGCAACCGGGCGACGAAATCATTCTCTCGGTGATGGAGCACCACAGTAACCTGGTGCCCTGGCAGTTTGTGGCCCAGCGCACCGGGGCCGTGCTGAAGTTTGTGGGGCTAACGGCTGACCAGTCCTTCGACCTCGACCAGTACCGCAGCCTGGTCAACGACAGGACGCGTCTGGTGGCGGTCAACCACGTTTCCAACACCCTGGGCTGCATCAACCCTGTCGCCGAGATTGTAGACGTTGCTCACCGCCAGGGGGCCAAAGTGCTGATCGACGGCTGCCAGAGCGCCCCCCATATGGCCCTCGACTTGCCCAGCCTGGGCTGCGACTGGTTTGTTGCGTCGGGCCACAAGATGTGCGCCCCCACGGGCATTGGGTTTCTCTACGGCAAGCTGGAGCTGCTGGAGGCTATGCCCCCATTTATGGGCGGCGGCGAGATGATCGCCGATGTGTTTCTCGACCACTCCACCTACGCGGCCCTGCCCCACAAGTTTGAGGCGGGTACTCCTGCCATTGCCGAGGCGATCGCCCTGGGGGCTGCGGTGGACTACCTGACTGCGATCGGCATGGACAACATCACCGCCTACGAGCACGAGCTGACGGCCTACCTGTACCAGCAGATGCTGACCATCCCCGAACTTACCCTCTACGGCCCGCCCCCCCAGGCCGACGGCAGCGGACGGGCAGCCCTGGCCACCTTCACCGTCGAGGGTGTCCACGCCCAGGATCTCTCGACTCTGCTTGACCAGTCGGGGATTGCCATTCGCTCGGGGCACCACTGCACCCAGCCGTTGCACCGCATTTTGGCGGTAGATTCCACGGCACGGGCCAGCCTATATTTCTACAACACCAGAGCCGAGATCGACAGCTTTGTCGCCGCCCTCAAGGACACCATCGAGTTCTTCAAAGGCGTTTTTGAAGACGAAGATTGA